AGGCCGACGGTGACCACGGCCAGGATGCCGATCACCATCGAAAAGCGCTTGAGGAACTCCAGGTCGTGATTGCGCACAGTCCACCTTTGGCAGCGCCGTCGCCGGCGTGGCTGAAAACACTCGTCGGTTGTTGCGAATGTTCCGGACGTGGGGGTGACCGGGATGCCGCACCGGCGAACCGGGCGGCGGGGGGATTATAAGCAGGCCCGTCGGGTGGGAGCGAGGAGTGAGTCATTGCGGCGAGGACCGGGCAAGGCAGCGATCCGGCTTTCGCTCACTCCGCTCCGCGCACGCCTGGCCTCAAGGGCACCAGTAGGTCTGCACCGGCGTGCCGGCGGCACGCAGCATCACCGCGATCGGCGGCGGGCTCTGGGCGGCCAGCGCCTCGCGCAGGGTGCGCGCCTTCTGCTCGCCCTCGATGTGCAGGTACAGGTGCCGGGCGGCGGCCAGCACCGGCAGGGTCAGGGTGATGCGCGCCTCGCCGGCGGCGGTGGCGTGCATGGGCAGCACGCGCGCGGTGCCGGCCGGGTCCAGCGCCTGGGCCAGGAAGTCGCCGCCGGGGAAGAACGAGGCGGTATGCCCGTCGGTGCCCATGCCCAGCACGGCCACGTCCAGCGGCAGGGTCTGCGCCAGTTCGGCCTCCAGCTCGGGCAGGGCGGCCTCGGGGCCGTCGTCGTAGCTGCGGTACAGCGGCACGAAGCGCGCCACCGCCGCCGCGCCGTACATCAGGTGCTGGCGCACCAGCGCGGCATTGGAGCGGGCGTTGGACTCGTCCACCCAGCGCTCGTCGACCAGGGTGATGGTGACCTGCTTCCACGGCAGCGGCTGCTCGGCCAGCGCCTGGAAGAAGCGCACCGGCGTGGTGCCGCCGGACAAGGCCACGGTGGCGCGGCCGCGCTCGGCCAGAGCCGCGCGCAGGTCGTCGGCCACCTGCGCGGCCAGCGCCTGCGCCAGCGCATCGTGGTCGGGCCAGGCGTGGACCTGGGTGATGCGCTCGTCGATCTGCAGGTTCACGTGCCGGCGTCCTCGTGCCAGGTGCGGCCATCGCGC
The window above is part of the Pseudoxanthomonas sp. X-1 genome. Proteins encoded here:
- the pgl gene encoding 6-phosphogluconolactonase, whose product is MNLQIDERITQVHAWPDHDALAQALAAQVADDLRAALAERGRATVALSGGTTPVRFFQALAEQPLPWKQVTITLVDERWVDESNARSNAALVRQHLMYGAAAVARFVPLYRSYDDGPEAALPELEAELAQTLPLDVAVLGMGTDGHTASFFPGGDFLAQALDPAGTARVLPMHATAAGEARITLTLPVLAAARHLYLHIEGEQKARTLREALAAQSPPPIAVMLRAAGTPVQTYWCP